One genomic region from Magallana gigas chromosome 3, xbMagGiga1.1, whole genome shotgun sequence encodes:
- the LOC105335602 gene encoding calcium/calmodulin-dependent protein kinase kinase 1 isoform X3, with the protein MLLNSSIQQRLKMLEFRQGKFRTRKCHIDSDQEDFIEHNLEDHKDSKSTLPNGTNGHTDLLNQDKDKENLSVSSKSLERVSVQTKPKHPLLRKSSNITNDSGHSSVSDNEDNVFRDQEEDSRRHSLTVVDATGHLNVPTNLDCLTKNTSQSASSSALHSIHLPHQRNAPRIAYSLSEEALGVNKLRGRRSPQGSPRLRRQPTMETNSFSVVDGADGYVQLNQYKLKNEIGKGSYGIVKLAYNEQDDVHYAMKILSKTRLKKKAGFFRRPPPSRDGKAVARPLAPMDRVYREIAILKKLDHPNVVRLVEVLDDPNEDNLYMAFELVEKGEVLEVPTDKPLSEQQAWSYLRDIILGSEYLHYQKIIHRDIKPSNLLLGDDGHLKIADFGVSNEFTGTDITLTNTAGTPAFMAPETLKEEKENFSGKATDIWAIGVTLYCFVIGRCPFEDDFPLSLHKKIMNDPVKFPEKPVVSEKLKDLILKMLDKNPETRITLPEVKEHPWVTRDGKDPLPTEEENCVLVTLTDEDLDNVVKHVPKLDTLILVKSILKHRSFKNPFRDNAYIKEEFQKSGRSNSAPDAFQRVVKRKISAEANIDKPLAEQS; encoded by the exons GAAATGTCACATTGACTCGGATCAGGAGGATTTCATTGAACATAACCTTGAGGATCACAAAGATTCCAAATCAACGTTACCAAATGGAACAAACGGACACACAGACCTTCTGAATCAAGATAAGGACAAGGAGAATTTAAGTGTATCCTCCAAATCTTTGGAAAGAGTCAGTGTTCAAACGAAACCCAAGCATCCCTTATTACGGAAAAGCTCCAACATAACAAATGATTCCGGACATAGTTCAGTGAGTGACAACGAAGACAATGTGTTCAGGGACCAGGAAGAGGATAGCAGAAGACACAGCCTAACAGTGGTAGATGCCACTGGCCACCTCAATGTGCCTACTAACTTGGACTGTCTCACTAAAAACACATCGCAGTCTGCGAGTAGCTCTGCCCTACATTCCATTCACCTTCCTCACCAAAGAAATGCACCCAGGATCGCCTACAGCTTGTCCGAGGAAGCTCTAGGCGTAAACAAACTACGTGGTAGACGATCGCCACAAGGGTCGCCAAGGTTACGGAGGCAACCCACGATGGAGACCAACAGCTTTTCTGTGGTGGATGGTGCTGATGGCTATGTGCAGTTGAATCAATACAAACTGAAAAATGAAATTGGCAAG GGTTCATATGGTATTGTGAAACTGGCATACAACGAGCAAGATGATGTTCATTAT GCAATGAAAATACTTTCTAAAACCCGGTTAAAGAAAAAGGCAGGGTTTTTTA GACGGCCACCTCCATCTAGGGATGGGAAGGCAGTTGCTCGCCCCCTGGCTCCAATGGACCGGGTATACAGAGAAATCGCCATTCTGAAGAAACTCGACCACCCCAATGTCGTACGACTGGTTGAAGTCTTAGACGACCCAAATGAAGACAACTTGTACATGG CTTTTGAACTTGTGGAGAAGGG TGAGGTTCTGGAAGTTCCTACAGACAAACCCTTATCTGAACAACAAGCCTGGTCCTACCTTAGAGACATCATTCTGGGATCTGAATATT TGCACTATCAGAAAATCATTCATCGAGACATCAAACCATCTAACCTACTTTTGGGGGACGATGGTCATTTAAAG ATTGCCGATTTTGGGGTCAGCAATGAATTCACAGGAACTGACATAACTCTAACAAACACGGCAGGAACTCCAGCTTTCATGGCACCAGAAACGCTCAAAg aagaaaaagaaaactttaGTGGAAAG GCGACAGACATATGGGCTATTGGAGTTACGCTTTATTGTTTTGTGATAGGAAGG TGTCCATTTGAGGATGACTTTCCATTAAGTTTACACAAGAAAATTATGAATGACCCAGTGAAGTTCCCTGAAAA GCCTGTGGTTTCAGAAAAACTCAAAGATCTTATTCTGAAGATGCTCGATAAAAATCCAGAAACACGAATAACCCTACCCGAGGTCAAG GAGCATCCCTGGGTGACAAGGGATGGAAAAGATCCCCTCCCCACAGAGGAGGAGAACTGTGTCCTGGTGACCTTGACTGATGAGGACCTTGACAATGTGGTCAAACATGTGCCAAAACTGGACACTCTG ATTTTGGTGAAGAGCATCTTAAAACACAGATCTTTCAAAAATCCATTCAGGGACAACGCTTATATCAAAGAAGAATTTCAAAAGAGTGGTCGTTCTAACTCGGCACCAGATGCATTCCAAAGGGTGGTGAAAAG GAAAATATCTGCGGAAGCCAACATCGACAAGCCGTTGGCAGAGCAATCATAA
- the LOC105335602 gene encoding calcium/calmodulin-dependent protein kinase kinase 1 isoform X5 — MLESLKCHIDSDQEDFIEHNLEDHKDSKSTLPNGTNGHTDLLNQDKDKENLSVSSKSLERVSVQTKPKHPLLRKSSNITNDSGHSSVSDNEDNVFRDQEEDSRRHSLTVVDATGHLNVPTNLDCLTKNTSQSASSSALHSIHLPHQRNAPRIAYSLSEEALGVNKLRGRRSPQGSPRLRRQPTMETNSFSVVDGADGYVQLNQYKLKNEIGKGSYGIVKLAYNEQDDVHYAMKILSKTRLKKKAGFFRRPPPSRDGKAVARPLAPMDRVYREIAILKKLDHPNVVRLVEVLDDPNEDNLYMAFELVEKGEVLEVPTDKPLSEQQAWSYLRDIILGSEYLHYQKIIHRDIKPSNLLLGDDGHLKIADFGVSNEFTGTDITLTNTAGTPAFMAPETLKEEKENFSGKATDIWAIGVTLYCFVIGRCPFEDDFPLSLHKKIMNDPVKFPEKPVVSEKLKDLILKMLDKNPETRITLPEVKEHPWVTRDGKDPLPTEEENCVLVTLTDEDLDNVVKHVPKLDTLILVKSILKHRSFKNPFRDNAYIKEEFQKSGRSNSAPDAFQRVVKRKISAEANIDKPLAEQS, encoded by the exons GAAATGTCACATTGACTCGGATCAGGAGGATTTCATTGAACATAACCTTGAGGATCACAAAGATTCCAAATCAACGTTACCAAATGGAACAAACGGACACACAGACCTTCTGAATCAAGATAAGGACAAGGAGAATTTAAGTGTATCCTCCAAATCTTTGGAAAGAGTCAGTGTTCAAACGAAACCCAAGCATCCCTTATTACGGAAAAGCTCCAACATAACAAATGATTCCGGACATAGTTCAGTGAGTGACAACGAAGACAATGTGTTCAGGGACCAGGAAGAGGATAGCAGAAGACACAGCCTAACAGTGGTAGATGCCACTGGCCACCTCAATGTGCCTACTAACTTGGACTGTCTCACTAAAAACACATCGCAGTCTGCGAGTAGCTCTGCCCTACATTCCATTCACCTTCCTCACCAAAGAAATGCACCCAGGATCGCCTACAGCTTGTCCGAGGAAGCTCTAGGCGTAAACAAACTACGTGGTAGACGATCGCCACAAGGGTCGCCAAGGTTACGGAGGCAACCCACGATGGAGACCAACAGCTTTTCTGTGGTGGATGGTGCTGATGGCTATGTGCAGTTGAATCAATACAAACTGAAAAATGAAATTGGCAAG GGTTCATATGGTATTGTGAAACTGGCATACAACGAGCAAGATGATGTTCATTAT GCAATGAAAATACTTTCTAAAACCCGGTTAAAGAAAAAGGCAGGGTTTTTTA GACGGCCACCTCCATCTAGGGATGGGAAGGCAGTTGCTCGCCCCCTGGCTCCAATGGACCGGGTATACAGAGAAATCGCCATTCTGAAGAAACTCGACCACCCCAATGTCGTACGACTGGTTGAAGTCTTAGACGACCCAAATGAAGACAACTTGTACATGG CTTTTGAACTTGTGGAGAAGGG TGAGGTTCTGGAAGTTCCTACAGACAAACCCTTATCTGAACAACAAGCCTGGTCCTACCTTAGAGACATCATTCTGGGATCTGAATATT TGCACTATCAGAAAATCATTCATCGAGACATCAAACCATCTAACCTACTTTTGGGGGACGATGGTCATTTAAAG ATTGCCGATTTTGGGGTCAGCAATGAATTCACAGGAACTGACATAACTCTAACAAACACGGCAGGAACTCCAGCTTTCATGGCACCAGAAACGCTCAAAg aagaaaaagaaaactttaGTGGAAAG GCGACAGACATATGGGCTATTGGAGTTACGCTTTATTGTTTTGTGATAGGAAGG TGTCCATTTGAGGATGACTTTCCATTAAGTTTACACAAGAAAATTATGAATGACCCAGTGAAGTTCCCTGAAAA GCCTGTGGTTTCAGAAAAACTCAAAGATCTTATTCTGAAGATGCTCGATAAAAATCCAGAAACACGAATAACCCTACCCGAGGTCAAG GAGCATCCCTGGGTGACAAGGGATGGAAAAGATCCCCTCCCCACAGAGGAGGAGAACTGTGTCCTGGTGACCTTGACTGATGAGGACCTTGACAATGTGGTCAAACATGTGCCAAAACTGGACACTCTG ATTTTGGTGAAGAGCATCTTAAAACACAGATCTTTCAAAAATCCATTCAGGGACAACGCTTATATCAAAGAAGAATTTCAAAAGAGTGGTCGTTCTAACTCGGCACCAGATGCATTCCAAAGGGTGGTGAAAAG GAAAATATCTGCGGAAGCCAACATCGACAAGCCGTTGGCAGAGCAATCATAA
- the LOC105335602 gene encoding calcium/calmodulin-dependent protein kinase kinase 1 isoform X2, giving the protein MAWTQKPLKKAKGNGRRGAPLHCFSKFMCCVKNSGKCHIDSDQEDFIEHNLEDHKDSKSTLPNGTNGHTDLLNQDKDKENLSVSSKSLERVSVQTKPKHPLLRKSSNITNDSGHSSVSDNEDNVFRDQEEDSRRHSLTVVDATGHLNVPTNLDCLTKNTSQSASSSALHSIHLPHQRNAPRIAYSLSEEALGVNKLRGRRSPQGSPRLRRQPTMETNSFSVVDGADGYVQLNQYKLKNEIGKGSYGIVKLAYNEQDDVHYAMKILSKTRLKKKAGFFRRPPPSRDGKAVARPLAPMDRVYREIAILKKLDHPNVVRLVEVLDDPNEDNLYMAFELVEKGEVLEVPTDKPLSEQQAWSYLRDIILGSEYLHYQKIIHRDIKPSNLLLGDDGHLKIADFGVSNEFTGTDITLTNTAGTPAFMAPETLKEEKENFSGKATDIWAIGVTLYCFVIGRCPFEDDFPLSLHKKIMNDPVKFPEKPVVSEKLKDLILKMLDKNPETRITLPEVKEHPWVTRDGKDPLPTEEENCVLVTLTDEDLDNVVKHVPKLDTLILVKSILKHRSFKNPFRDNAYIKEEFQKSGRSNSAPDAFQRVVKRKISAEANIDKPLAEQS; this is encoded by the exons GAAATGTCACATTGACTCGGATCAGGAGGATTTCATTGAACATAACCTTGAGGATCACAAAGATTCCAAATCAACGTTACCAAATGGAACAAACGGACACACAGACCTTCTGAATCAAGATAAGGACAAGGAGAATTTAAGTGTATCCTCCAAATCTTTGGAAAGAGTCAGTGTTCAAACGAAACCCAAGCATCCCTTATTACGGAAAAGCTCCAACATAACAAATGATTCCGGACATAGTTCAGTGAGTGACAACGAAGACAATGTGTTCAGGGACCAGGAAGAGGATAGCAGAAGACACAGCCTAACAGTGGTAGATGCCACTGGCCACCTCAATGTGCCTACTAACTTGGACTGTCTCACTAAAAACACATCGCAGTCTGCGAGTAGCTCTGCCCTACATTCCATTCACCTTCCTCACCAAAGAAATGCACCCAGGATCGCCTACAGCTTGTCCGAGGAAGCTCTAGGCGTAAACAAACTACGTGGTAGACGATCGCCACAAGGGTCGCCAAGGTTACGGAGGCAACCCACGATGGAGACCAACAGCTTTTCTGTGGTGGATGGTGCTGATGGCTATGTGCAGTTGAATCAATACAAACTGAAAAATGAAATTGGCAAG GGTTCATATGGTATTGTGAAACTGGCATACAACGAGCAAGATGATGTTCATTAT GCAATGAAAATACTTTCTAAAACCCGGTTAAAGAAAAAGGCAGGGTTTTTTA GACGGCCACCTCCATCTAGGGATGGGAAGGCAGTTGCTCGCCCCCTGGCTCCAATGGACCGGGTATACAGAGAAATCGCCATTCTGAAGAAACTCGACCACCCCAATGTCGTACGACTGGTTGAAGTCTTAGACGACCCAAATGAAGACAACTTGTACATGG CTTTTGAACTTGTGGAGAAGGG TGAGGTTCTGGAAGTTCCTACAGACAAACCCTTATCTGAACAACAAGCCTGGTCCTACCTTAGAGACATCATTCTGGGATCTGAATATT TGCACTATCAGAAAATCATTCATCGAGACATCAAACCATCTAACCTACTTTTGGGGGACGATGGTCATTTAAAG ATTGCCGATTTTGGGGTCAGCAATGAATTCACAGGAACTGACATAACTCTAACAAACACGGCAGGAACTCCAGCTTTCATGGCACCAGAAACGCTCAAAg aagaaaaagaaaactttaGTGGAAAG GCGACAGACATATGGGCTATTGGAGTTACGCTTTATTGTTTTGTGATAGGAAGG TGTCCATTTGAGGATGACTTTCCATTAAGTTTACACAAGAAAATTATGAATGACCCAGTGAAGTTCCCTGAAAA GCCTGTGGTTTCAGAAAAACTCAAAGATCTTATTCTGAAGATGCTCGATAAAAATCCAGAAACACGAATAACCCTACCCGAGGTCAAG GAGCATCCCTGGGTGACAAGGGATGGAAAAGATCCCCTCCCCACAGAGGAGGAGAACTGTGTCCTGGTGACCTTGACTGATGAGGACCTTGACAATGTGGTCAAACATGTGCCAAAACTGGACACTCTG ATTTTGGTGAAGAGCATCTTAAAACACAGATCTTTCAAAAATCCATTCAGGGACAACGCTTATATCAAAGAAGAATTTCAAAAGAGTGGTCGTTCTAACTCGGCACCAGATGCATTCCAAAGGGTGGTGAAAAG GAAAATATCTGCGGAAGCCAACATCGACAAGCCGTTGGCAGAGCAATCATAA
- the LOC105335602 gene encoding calcium/calmodulin-dependent protein kinase kinase 1 isoform X1: MGAGVSVCTEVGTPRHISIKPTPKKSRSAHPPARKKISKKCHIDSDQEDFIEHNLEDHKDSKSTLPNGTNGHTDLLNQDKDKENLSVSSKSLERVSVQTKPKHPLLRKSSNITNDSGHSSVSDNEDNVFRDQEEDSRRHSLTVVDATGHLNVPTNLDCLTKNTSQSASSSALHSIHLPHQRNAPRIAYSLSEEALGVNKLRGRRSPQGSPRLRRQPTMETNSFSVVDGADGYVQLNQYKLKNEIGKGSYGIVKLAYNEQDDVHYAMKILSKTRLKKKAGFFRRPPPSRDGKAVARPLAPMDRVYREIAILKKLDHPNVVRLVEVLDDPNEDNLYMAFELVEKGEVLEVPTDKPLSEQQAWSYLRDIILGSEYLHYQKIIHRDIKPSNLLLGDDGHLKIADFGVSNEFTGTDITLTNTAGTPAFMAPETLKEEKENFSGKATDIWAIGVTLYCFVIGRCPFEDDFPLSLHKKIMNDPVKFPEKPVVSEKLKDLILKMLDKNPETRITLPEVKEHPWVTRDGKDPLPTEEENCVLVTLTDEDLDNVVKHVPKLDTLILVKSILKHRSFKNPFRDNAYIKEEFQKSGRSNSAPDAFQRVVKRKISAEANIDKPLAEQS, encoded by the exons GAAATGTCACATTGACTCGGATCAGGAGGATTTCATTGAACATAACCTTGAGGATCACAAAGATTCCAAATCAACGTTACCAAATGGAACAAACGGACACACAGACCTTCTGAATCAAGATAAGGACAAGGAGAATTTAAGTGTATCCTCCAAATCTTTGGAAAGAGTCAGTGTTCAAACGAAACCCAAGCATCCCTTATTACGGAAAAGCTCCAACATAACAAATGATTCCGGACATAGTTCAGTGAGTGACAACGAAGACAATGTGTTCAGGGACCAGGAAGAGGATAGCAGAAGACACAGCCTAACAGTGGTAGATGCCACTGGCCACCTCAATGTGCCTACTAACTTGGACTGTCTCACTAAAAACACATCGCAGTCTGCGAGTAGCTCTGCCCTACATTCCATTCACCTTCCTCACCAAAGAAATGCACCCAGGATCGCCTACAGCTTGTCCGAGGAAGCTCTAGGCGTAAACAAACTACGTGGTAGACGATCGCCACAAGGGTCGCCAAGGTTACGGAGGCAACCCACGATGGAGACCAACAGCTTTTCTGTGGTGGATGGTGCTGATGGCTATGTGCAGTTGAATCAATACAAACTGAAAAATGAAATTGGCAAG GGTTCATATGGTATTGTGAAACTGGCATACAACGAGCAAGATGATGTTCATTAT GCAATGAAAATACTTTCTAAAACCCGGTTAAAGAAAAAGGCAGGGTTTTTTA GACGGCCACCTCCATCTAGGGATGGGAAGGCAGTTGCTCGCCCCCTGGCTCCAATGGACCGGGTATACAGAGAAATCGCCATTCTGAAGAAACTCGACCACCCCAATGTCGTACGACTGGTTGAAGTCTTAGACGACCCAAATGAAGACAACTTGTACATGG CTTTTGAACTTGTGGAGAAGGG TGAGGTTCTGGAAGTTCCTACAGACAAACCCTTATCTGAACAACAAGCCTGGTCCTACCTTAGAGACATCATTCTGGGATCTGAATATT TGCACTATCAGAAAATCATTCATCGAGACATCAAACCATCTAACCTACTTTTGGGGGACGATGGTCATTTAAAG ATTGCCGATTTTGGGGTCAGCAATGAATTCACAGGAACTGACATAACTCTAACAAACACGGCAGGAACTCCAGCTTTCATGGCACCAGAAACGCTCAAAg aagaaaaagaaaactttaGTGGAAAG GCGACAGACATATGGGCTATTGGAGTTACGCTTTATTGTTTTGTGATAGGAAGG TGTCCATTTGAGGATGACTTTCCATTAAGTTTACACAAGAAAATTATGAATGACCCAGTGAAGTTCCCTGAAAA GCCTGTGGTTTCAGAAAAACTCAAAGATCTTATTCTGAAGATGCTCGATAAAAATCCAGAAACACGAATAACCCTACCCGAGGTCAAG GAGCATCCCTGGGTGACAAGGGATGGAAAAGATCCCCTCCCCACAGAGGAGGAGAACTGTGTCCTGGTGACCTTGACTGATGAGGACCTTGACAATGTGGTCAAACATGTGCCAAAACTGGACACTCTG ATTTTGGTGAAGAGCATCTTAAAACACAGATCTTTCAAAAATCCATTCAGGGACAACGCTTATATCAAAGAAGAATTTCAAAAGAGTGGTCGTTCTAACTCGGCACCAGATGCATTCCAAAGGGTGGTGAAAAG GAAAATATCTGCGGAAGCCAACATCGACAAGCCGTTGGCAGAGCAATCATAA
- the LOC105335602 gene encoding calcium/calmodulin-dependent protein kinase kinase 1 isoform X6 yields the protein MGAGVSVCTEVGTPRHISIKPTPKKSRSAHPPARKKISKKCHIDSDQEDFIEHNLEDHKDSKSTLPNGTNGHTDLLNQDKDKENLSVSSKSLERVSVQTKPKHPLLRKSSNITNDSGHSSVSDNEDNVFRDQEEDSRRHSLTVVDATGHLNVPTNLDCLTKNTSQSASSSALHSIHLPHQRNAPRIAYSLSEEALGVNKLRGRRSPQGSPRLRRQPTMETNSFSVVDGADGYVQLNQYKLKNEIGKGSYGIVKLAYNEQDDVHYAMKILSKTRLKKKAGFFRRPPPSRDGKAVARPLAPMDRVYREIAILKKLDHPNVVRLVEVLDDPNEDNLYMAFELVEKGEVLEVPTDKPLSEQQAWSYLRDIILGSEYLHYQKIIHRDIKPSNLLLGDDGHLKIADFGVSNEFTGTDITLTNTAGTPAFMAPETLKEEKENFSGKATDIWAIGVTLYCFVIGRCPFEDDFPLSLHKKIMNDPVKFPEKPVVSEKLKDLILKMLDKNPETRITLPEVKEHPWVTRDGKDPLPTEEENCVLVTLTDEDLDNVVKHVPKLDTLFIST from the exons GAAATGTCACATTGACTCGGATCAGGAGGATTTCATTGAACATAACCTTGAGGATCACAAAGATTCCAAATCAACGTTACCAAATGGAACAAACGGACACACAGACCTTCTGAATCAAGATAAGGACAAGGAGAATTTAAGTGTATCCTCCAAATCTTTGGAAAGAGTCAGTGTTCAAACGAAACCCAAGCATCCCTTATTACGGAAAAGCTCCAACATAACAAATGATTCCGGACATAGTTCAGTGAGTGACAACGAAGACAATGTGTTCAGGGACCAGGAAGAGGATAGCAGAAGACACAGCCTAACAGTGGTAGATGCCACTGGCCACCTCAATGTGCCTACTAACTTGGACTGTCTCACTAAAAACACATCGCAGTCTGCGAGTAGCTCTGCCCTACATTCCATTCACCTTCCTCACCAAAGAAATGCACCCAGGATCGCCTACAGCTTGTCCGAGGAAGCTCTAGGCGTAAACAAACTACGTGGTAGACGATCGCCACAAGGGTCGCCAAGGTTACGGAGGCAACCCACGATGGAGACCAACAGCTTTTCTGTGGTGGATGGTGCTGATGGCTATGTGCAGTTGAATCAATACAAACTGAAAAATGAAATTGGCAAG GGTTCATATGGTATTGTGAAACTGGCATACAACGAGCAAGATGATGTTCATTAT GCAATGAAAATACTTTCTAAAACCCGGTTAAAGAAAAAGGCAGGGTTTTTTA GACGGCCACCTCCATCTAGGGATGGGAAGGCAGTTGCTCGCCCCCTGGCTCCAATGGACCGGGTATACAGAGAAATCGCCATTCTGAAGAAACTCGACCACCCCAATGTCGTACGACTGGTTGAAGTCTTAGACGACCCAAATGAAGACAACTTGTACATGG CTTTTGAACTTGTGGAGAAGGG TGAGGTTCTGGAAGTTCCTACAGACAAACCCTTATCTGAACAACAAGCCTGGTCCTACCTTAGAGACATCATTCTGGGATCTGAATATT TGCACTATCAGAAAATCATTCATCGAGACATCAAACCATCTAACCTACTTTTGGGGGACGATGGTCATTTAAAG ATTGCCGATTTTGGGGTCAGCAATGAATTCACAGGAACTGACATAACTCTAACAAACACGGCAGGAACTCCAGCTTTCATGGCACCAGAAACGCTCAAAg aagaaaaagaaaactttaGTGGAAAG GCGACAGACATATGGGCTATTGGAGTTACGCTTTATTGTTTTGTGATAGGAAGG TGTCCATTTGAGGATGACTTTCCATTAAGTTTACACAAGAAAATTATGAATGACCCAGTGAAGTTCCCTGAAAA GCCTGTGGTTTCAGAAAAACTCAAAGATCTTATTCTGAAGATGCTCGATAAAAATCCAGAAACACGAATAACCCTACCCGAGGTCAAG GAGCATCCCTGGGTGACAAGGGATGGAAAAGATCCCCTCCCCACAGAGGAGGAGAACTGTGTCCTGGTGACCTTGACTGATGAGGACCTTGACAATGTGGTCAAACATGTGCCAAAACTGGACACTCTG TTTATAAGTACCTAA
- the LOC105335602 gene encoding calcium/calmodulin-dependent protein kinase kinase 1 isoform X4: MATIQVHKLEGSFRKCHIDSDQEDFIEHNLEDHKDSKSTLPNGTNGHTDLLNQDKDKENLSVSSKSLERVSVQTKPKHPLLRKSSNITNDSGHSSVSDNEDNVFRDQEEDSRRHSLTVVDATGHLNVPTNLDCLTKNTSQSASSSALHSIHLPHQRNAPRIAYSLSEEALGVNKLRGRRSPQGSPRLRRQPTMETNSFSVVDGADGYVQLNQYKLKNEIGKGSYGIVKLAYNEQDDVHYAMKILSKTRLKKKAGFFRRPPPSRDGKAVARPLAPMDRVYREIAILKKLDHPNVVRLVEVLDDPNEDNLYMAFELVEKGEVLEVPTDKPLSEQQAWSYLRDIILGSEYLHYQKIIHRDIKPSNLLLGDDGHLKIADFGVSNEFTGTDITLTNTAGTPAFMAPETLKEEKENFSGKATDIWAIGVTLYCFVIGRCPFEDDFPLSLHKKIMNDPVKFPEKPVVSEKLKDLILKMLDKNPETRITLPEVKEHPWVTRDGKDPLPTEEENCVLVTLTDEDLDNVVKHVPKLDTLILVKSILKHRSFKNPFRDNAYIKEEFQKSGRSNSAPDAFQRVVKRKISAEANIDKPLAEQS; encoded by the exons ATGGCCACCATTCAAGTTCACAAACTTGAGGGCTCTTTCCG GAAATGTCACATTGACTCGGATCAGGAGGATTTCATTGAACATAACCTTGAGGATCACAAAGATTCCAAATCAACGTTACCAAATGGAACAAACGGACACACAGACCTTCTGAATCAAGATAAGGACAAGGAGAATTTAAGTGTATCCTCCAAATCTTTGGAAAGAGTCAGTGTTCAAACGAAACCCAAGCATCCCTTATTACGGAAAAGCTCCAACATAACAAATGATTCCGGACATAGTTCAGTGAGTGACAACGAAGACAATGTGTTCAGGGACCAGGAAGAGGATAGCAGAAGACACAGCCTAACAGTGGTAGATGCCACTGGCCACCTCAATGTGCCTACTAACTTGGACTGTCTCACTAAAAACACATCGCAGTCTGCGAGTAGCTCTGCCCTACATTCCATTCACCTTCCTCACCAAAGAAATGCACCCAGGATCGCCTACAGCTTGTCCGAGGAAGCTCTAGGCGTAAACAAACTACGTGGTAGACGATCGCCACAAGGGTCGCCAAGGTTACGGAGGCAACCCACGATGGAGACCAACAGCTTTTCTGTGGTGGATGGTGCTGATGGCTATGTGCAGTTGAATCAATACAAACTGAAAAATGAAATTGGCAAG GGTTCATATGGTATTGTGAAACTGGCATACAACGAGCAAGATGATGTTCATTAT GCAATGAAAATACTTTCTAAAACCCGGTTAAAGAAAAAGGCAGGGTTTTTTA GACGGCCACCTCCATCTAGGGATGGGAAGGCAGTTGCTCGCCCCCTGGCTCCAATGGACCGGGTATACAGAGAAATCGCCATTCTGAAGAAACTCGACCACCCCAATGTCGTACGACTGGTTGAAGTCTTAGACGACCCAAATGAAGACAACTTGTACATGG CTTTTGAACTTGTGGAGAAGGG TGAGGTTCTGGAAGTTCCTACAGACAAACCCTTATCTGAACAACAAGCCTGGTCCTACCTTAGAGACATCATTCTGGGATCTGAATATT TGCACTATCAGAAAATCATTCATCGAGACATCAAACCATCTAACCTACTTTTGGGGGACGATGGTCATTTAAAG ATTGCCGATTTTGGGGTCAGCAATGAATTCACAGGAACTGACATAACTCTAACAAACACGGCAGGAACTCCAGCTTTCATGGCACCAGAAACGCTCAAAg aagaaaaagaaaactttaGTGGAAAG GCGACAGACATATGGGCTATTGGAGTTACGCTTTATTGTTTTGTGATAGGAAGG TGTCCATTTGAGGATGACTTTCCATTAAGTTTACACAAGAAAATTATGAATGACCCAGTGAAGTTCCCTGAAAA GCCTGTGGTTTCAGAAAAACTCAAAGATCTTATTCTGAAGATGCTCGATAAAAATCCAGAAACACGAATAACCCTACCCGAGGTCAAG GAGCATCCCTGGGTGACAAGGGATGGAAAAGATCCCCTCCCCACAGAGGAGGAGAACTGTGTCCTGGTGACCTTGACTGATGAGGACCTTGACAATGTGGTCAAACATGTGCCAAAACTGGACACTCTG ATTTTGGTGAAGAGCATCTTAAAACACAGATCTTTCAAAAATCCATTCAGGGACAACGCTTATATCAAAGAAGAATTTCAAAAGAGTGGTCGTTCTAACTCGGCACCAGATGCATTCCAAAGGGTGGTGAAAAG GAAAATATCTGCGGAAGCCAACATCGACAAGCCGTTGGCAGAGCAATCATAA